The Sphingomonas sp. So64.6b genome includes a region encoding these proteins:
- the cobA gene encoding uroporphyrinogen-III C-methyltransferase: MDDLIAPRDVWLVGAGPGDPDLLTRKAERLIAAATIVFYDALVGPGILDLIPDHVVRVSVGKRAGRHSRTQAVIDAMLVEAAVSGERVVRLKGGDPSIFGRSTEEITALVRHGIRVRVCPGITAASAAAASAGLSLTLRGSARQLRFVTAHARAGETLDLDWAALADPTATLAFYMGRAAAPEICQHLIAHGLASTTPVLVASDVSLPGECLLHTRLDLLALAIDRTPDAGPALILIGEAVRAQPVADLARMAAARLG; the protein is encoded by the coding sequence ATGGATGACCTGATCGCCCCGCGTGACGTCTGGCTGGTCGGTGCCGGCCCCGGTGATCCCGACCTGCTGACACGCAAGGCCGAACGACTGATCGCGGCGGCGACCATCGTCTTTTACGACGCACTGGTCGGCCCGGGCATACTCGACCTGATCCCGGATCATGTCGTGCGCGTTTCGGTGGGCAAGCGGGCAGGGCGGCATTCGCGGACCCAGGCGGTGATCGATGCGATGCTGGTCGAGGCCGCTGTATCGGGCGAACGGGTCGTGCGGCTGAAAGGGGGCGACCCGTCGATCTTCGGCCGCTCGACGGAGGAGATCACCGCGCTTGTCCGGCACGGCATCCGCGTCCGCGTCTGCCCGGGCATCACTGCGGCCAGCGCGGCGGCGGCAAGTGCCGGCCTTTCGCTGACATTGCGCGGCTCCGCGCGGCAGCTACGCTTCGTCACCGCTCACGCCCGCGCCGGCGAAACGCTGGATCTCGATTGGGCAGCATTGGCCGATCCAACGGCAACGCTCGCATTCTATATGGGCCGCGCCGCAGCCCCCGAAATCTGCCAGCATCTGATCGCGCATGGGCTCGCTTCAACAACGCCGGTGCTGGTTGCGAGTGATGTCAGCCTGCCCGGCGAATGCCTGCTCCACACCCGGCTCGACTTGCTCGCGCTGGCGATCGACCGGACACCAGATGCCGGCCCCGCGCTGATCCTGATCGGCGAAGCGGTGCGGGCACAGCCGGTGGCGGATTTGGCCAGGATGGCGGCGGCACGACTTGGCTGA
- a CDS encoding fimbria/pilus outer membrane usher protein: MLSTSAATIVWCAGPAGAQAVAVSALVQSPPLTTSPPQAGPAPARAARRVKLSIGLTVNGAPAGEVTVDTDAAGDASIDTMQLLARLEKIISPSILDQLKLRIANRPFAPVSELRSEDVPLIFDLAGLQLRLDLPMNARATNVISVQDRSAFGSATPIDPSSFAAGATLTLSQRLQHSRGFGGIDRDPALLAVRGFANYGGKDGVYLTFLGGIREDNRFFRRGTTLFHDDVENAVRFSIGDLDPQTTGSYQTSSNLLGIGVERSYQDIQPYRNLRPAGRGALTLERPSRVDVMVNGALYRTLTLPAGQYDLRDFPFLNGLNDVQLNVTDDSGRNERLNLSFFSDTLLLDQGVSLFSANIGQQQDSFSQFSSTRYRHSPMFSGYYVRGVTDRLTLGGSAQADRDNILLTAQFVLGTPIGIIGIEGALDNSDFEKKQYSGLVSYRLNSVSGTGRQNILAIDFAIRSAKFSPMVFSDDRANPYRYDINARYQRTITETLYATASFSYGKGRDPIGDLVSGSMGLSRSFGRVSVGGTYTYRSDDRGKDHRFNLTLSIPLGTNQSLRTNYNSHRNRIAADYSLIGYEGLDQTSAEATVYREDGGKGVNVAVDHYFNRFRASVTHDYQSLDGVTTQTSDLAVSMGVGYADGRLALGRDADRGFTIVAGHPTLHGAPIEVSSRYSLGPAARTGVLGPALVPVQRGYQPDVLEVKIANAPAGYDIGAGRIDILPGAASGYSWVIGSAASHTLIASLVDGKGVGIPYLAGLLTPLSGKDAVPTQFFTNKTGRLVAQKLAPGDYALRPAGYAAPIATVTVTEDAASIVNAGTIVVKDYQP, translated from the coding sequence ATGCTGTCGACCAGCGCCGCCACCATCGTCTGGTGCGCGGGGCCTGCTGGCGCGCAAGCCGTGGCAGTGTCGGCGCTGGTTCAGTCACCGCCACTGACGACTTCTCCGCCGCAGGCCGGTCCGGCCCCGGCCCGAGCCGCGCGGCGTGTGAAGCTGTCGATCGGGCTGACCGTCAATGGCGCACCGGCGGGTGAAGTGACGGTCGATACGGATGCCGCCGGCGACGCATCGATCGATACGATGCAACTTCTCGCGCGGCTTGAAAAAATCATTTCCCCTTCAATCCTCGATCAGCTGAAACTGCGCATCGCCAACCGGCCGTTCGCGCCGGTATCGGAGCTGCGCAGCGAAGATGTCCCCCTGATATTCGATCTGGCCGGGCTGCAATTGCGGCTCGACCTGCCGATGAACGCACGGGCCACCAACGTCATTTCGGTCCAGGACCGCAGTGCGTTCGGCTCGGCCACGCCGATCGATCCGAGCAGCTTCGCGGCGGGCGCGACGCTGACTCTGTCACAGCGGCTGCAGCACAGTCGCGGCTTTGGCGGAATCGATCGTGATCCGGCCTTGCTGGCGGTGCGCGGGTTCGCCAATTATGGCGGCAAGGACGGGGTCTATCTGACCTTTCTGGGCGGCATTCGTGAGGACAACCGCTTCTTTCGTCGCGGTACCACCTTGTTTCACGACGATGTCGAGAATGCGGTGCGTTTTTCGATCGGCGACCTCGATCCGCAGACGACCGGCTCGTACCAGACTTCCTCAAACCTGCTCGGCATCGGCGTCGAGCGGTCGTATCAGGACATCCAGCCGTACCGCAATCTTCGGCCAGCCGGGCGCGGCGCGCTGACGCTCGAACGGCCGTCGCGGGTCGATGTCATGGTCAACGGGGCGTTGTACCGCACCCTGACACTGCCCGCCGGTCAGTATGATCTGCGCGATTTCCCGTTTCTCAACGGCCTTAACGACGTGCAGCTGAACGTCACCGACGATAGCGGGCGCAACGAACGCCTGAACCTGTCCTTCTTTTCCGACACCTTGCTGCTCGATCAGGGCGTGTCGCTGTTTTCGGCCAATATCGGCCAGCAACAGGACAGCTTTTCGCAATTCTCCAGCACGCGTTATCGCCATTCGCCGATGTTTTCCGGCTATTATGTGCGCGGCGTGACCGACCGACTGACGCTCGGCGGCAGCGCGCAGGCGGATCGCGACAATATCCTGCTCACCGCGCAGTTCGTGCTCGGCACCCCGATCGGTATCATCGGCATCGAAGGTGCGCTCGACAATAGCGACTTCGAGAAGAAGCAATATTCCGGACTGGTCAGCTACCGCCTGAACAGCGTGTCGGGAACGGGGCGGCAGAACATCCTCGCGATCGACTTCGCCATACGCTCCGCGAAATTCTCGCCGATGGTGTTTTCGGACGATCGCGCAAACCCCTATCGCTACGATATCAATGCCCGGTATCAGCGCACGATCACCGAGACGCTCTATGCGACGGCCAGTTTCAGCTACGGCAAGGGTCGTGACCCGATCGGGGATCTGGTTAGCGGCAGCATGGGATTGTCGCGCAGTTTCGGACGTGTGTCGGTCGGCGGCACCTATACCTATCGCAGCGACGATCGCGGCAAGGATCACCGCTTCAACCTGACGCTGAGCATTCCGCTTGGCACCAATCAGTCGCTGCGCACCAATTACAATTCACACCGCAACCGGATCGCGGCGGATTATTCGCTGATCGGCTATGAGGGCTTGGATCAGACCAGCGCCGAGGCGACGGTCTATCGCGAGGACGGGGGGAAGGGCGTCAATGTCGCGGTCGATCATTATTTCAACCGTTTCCGGGCGTCGGTGACTCATGATTATCAGAGTCTCGATGGCGTGACGACGCAGACCTCCGATCTCGCGGTCAGCATGGGCGTGGGGTATGCCGACGGGCGCCTGGCACTCGGGCGCGACGCGGATCGCGGCTTCACCATCGTCGCGGGACATCCGACGCTCCACGGCGCACCGATCGAAGTCAGCAGCCGTTACAGCCTCGGGCCCGCCGCGCGAACCGGCGTCCTTGGCCCCGCACTGGTTCCGGTGCAGCGCGGTTATCAGCCCGACGTCCTGGAGGTGAAGATCGCCAATGCGCCCGCCGGATATGATATCGGCGCCGGCCGGATCGATATCCTGCCCGGTGCGGCCAGCGGTTATAGCTGGGTCATCGGCTCGGCCGCTTCGCACACGCTGATCGCCTCGCTGGTCGATGGCAAAGGCGTGGGCATTCCCTACCTTGCCGGGTTACTGACGCCGCTTTCCGGCAAGGATGCCGTGCCCACCCAATTCTTTACCAACAAGACGGGCCGGTTGGTCGCACAGAAGCTCGCGCCCGGTGACTATGCACTGCGGCCTGCGGGCTATGCGGCACCGATCGCCACGGTGACCGTCACCGAAGATGCGGCATCGATCGTCAATGCCGGTACCATCGTCGTGAAGGATTATCAGCCGTGA
- a CDS encoding helix-turn-helix domain-containing protein, whose amino-acid sequence MIITTVDRQSADNPDLAGSLILPPGMTVQYEQPGAGLIDHITGYHVYGAEGPAAMSQVDWFLPGTANIRVTQNAGPIEISIGRRTFSPLPEASLFGPTSRAIRAETNGGVMIGIGISALGWARLSRRSAEDFHNRIVPLSEAMGQEFADRLVTILSESAVSPTVKPQLDELLRPMLNLAHPDEPMIREFAALLMVEGVIDVAIAARRLGISTHSLRRIATRYFGLVPKVLLMRARFLRSLIKFMTSKDRRDYSVIDSSYHDASHFLRDSNTFLGMTPRRFLSLQRPFLDASIHVRAAVLGSATQALHDFNLARELVETSRRAE is encoded by the coding sequence ATGATTATTACGACGGTTGACCGGCAGAGCGCCGATAACCCGGATTTGGCGGGATCGCTGATCCTGCCGCCTGGCATGACTGTACAATATGAACAGCCGGGTGCCGGCCTGATCGACCACATCACTGGCTATCATGTTTATGGAGCGGAAGGCCCGGCCGCGATGAGTCAGGTCGACTGGTTCCTGCCCGGAACAGCCAATATCCGCGTCACGCAAAATGCCGGACCGATCGAGATCAGCATCGGGCGACGGACATTCTCCCCCCTGCCCGAGGCGAGTCTGTTCGGTCCCACCAGCCGCGCGATTCGAGCCGAGACCAATGGCGGCGTGATGATCGGCATCGGTATCAGCGCATTGGGGTGGGCGCGATTGAGCCGACGGTCCGCGGAAGATTTCCACAATCGCATCGTGCCTTTATCGGAAGCCATGGGGCAGGAGTTTGCCGATCGCCTGGTGACTATATTGAGCGAATCCGCGGTCAGCCCGACGGTCAAGCCGCAGCTCGATGAATTGTTGCGGCCGATGCTGAACCTTGCCCATCCCGACGAACCGATGATCCGGGAATTCGCCGCCTTGCTGATGGTCGAGGGTGTGATCGACGTTGCCATCGCCGCCCGCCGGTTGGGCATTTCGACTCACAGCCTGCGCCGGATCGCCACGCGCTATTTCGGACTGGTGCCAAAGGTCCTGCTGATGCGCGCGCGGTTCCTTCGCTCACTGATCAAGTTCATGACGAGCAAGGATCGTCGCGACTATTCGGTCATCGATTCCAGCTATCACGACGCATCGCACTTCCTGCGCGATTCGAACACTTTCCTGGGTATGACGCCGCGCCGATTCCTCTCGCTTCAGCGGCCGTTCCTGGACGCAAGCATCCATGTGCGTGCCGCGGTCCTGGGATCCGCCACTCAGGCGCTGCACGACTTCAATCTTGCCCGCGAGCTGGTCGAAACATCCCGACGGGCGGAATAA
- a CDS encoding fimbria/pilus periplasmic chaperone → MKSSLKCLIMALAMMSLTVNPALAVRVQPMAYDLTTTGAGASKDLRVENTGDKPMPVELKVERRQILPDGSEKRTPAEDDFLVFPPQGIVPPNGFQTFRVQYIGDPAIKKTVLYVVTVVQLPIDTSGEKSTGVQFLFNMGTLAAVSPDGAKPRLDVTDVKPSATAGKLRIEVRNSGNGYARLRNGIWTLTGGDGKVETLEGEALSNALAQPLIEPETNRIIDLPVSAGFVREGAKASFSLQTAAK, encoded by the coding sequence GTGAAGAGTTCGTTGAAGTGCCTGATCATGGCGCTCGCCATGATGTCGTTGACCGTAAACCCGGCCCTGGCCGTGCGTGTCCAACCGATGGCTTACGATCTCACCACCACGGGCGCAGGCGCGTCGAAGGATTTGCGGGTCGAGAATACCGGCGACAAGCCGATGCCGGTCGAATTGAAGGTGGAACGCCGGCAGATCCTGCCCGACGGCAGCGAAAAGCGCACGCCGGCCGAGGATGATTTCCTCGTCTTCCCGCCCCAGGGTATCGTCCCGCCCAACGGATTCCAGACCTTCCGCGTGCAATATATCGGCGACCCTGCGATCAAGAAGACGGTGCTCTACGTCGTCACGGTGGTCCAACTTCCGATCGACACCAGCGGCGAGAAATCGACCGGCGTGCAGTTCCTGTTCAATATGGGAACGCTGGCGGCGGTCTCACCCGACGGTGCCAAGCCGCGGCTCGACGTTACCGATGTGAAGCCATCCGCGACCGCCGGCAAGCTGCGGATCGAGGTGCGGAATTCGGGCAATGGCTATGCGCGGTTGCGCAACGGCATCTGGACGCTCACCGGCGGCGACGGCAAGGTCGAGACGCTGGAAGGCGAGGCGCTGTCCAACGCGCTGGCCCAGCCGCTGATCGAACCGGAAACCAACCGTATCATCGACTTGCCGGTCAGCGCCGGCTTCGTTCGCGAGGGAGCCAAGGCGAGCTTCTCGCTGCAAACCGCCGCCAAATAG
- a CDS encoding glycoside hydrolase family 130 protein: MAGTDIMTHSALILRPDPSRTVIRPFSLEDPAPFIVKDHPRAERIIARVMSLDDDELRTELDRVVTSLSERHRDVEETLLRRFAEIDALTAEEEKLDRDRSLLIGAYFSEEYSFESAALFNPSIILHPDQSGLAEGTIRFAMSLRGIGEGHVSSVTFRCGTWAADGYVTIDPPSATVVSPRIKSVQGNGDDAITQIDFPGSEDPSETVLFPVTPSQHQGIEDLRMVRFVEDDGSIQYLGTYTAFSGSAARSELLRAHDFRTFEMRPLRGAAAAAKGMALFPRRIDGRYAMLSRQDNENIWLMYSDDLYTWDSGEKIVSPTWFWEFVQMGNCGSPIEIEEGWLLLTHGVGTVRNYCIGACLLDKDDPSKVIKRMKLPLVHPSPKERDGYVPNVVYSCGALVHDRRLLLPYGVADSFTTFASVALDDLLAVMV; encoded by the coding sequence ATGGCCGGAACCGATATCATGACGCATTCGGCGCTGATCCTGCGGCCGGACCCGTCGCGTACCGTGATCAGGCCATTCTCGCTCGAAGACCCCGCCCCTTTCATCGTCAAGGACCATCCGCGTGCGGAGCGGATCATCGCGCGGGTCATGTCGCTCGACGATGACGAGTTGCGCACTGAACTCGACCGGGTCGTCACTTCGCTGTCCGAGCGGCACCGCGATGTCGAGGAGACCTTGCTCCGCCGCTTCGCCGAAATCGACGCGCTGACGGCCGAGGAAGAAAAGTTGGATCGCGATCGCTCCTTGTTGATCGGCGCCTATTTCAGCGAGGAATATTCGTTCGAATCCGCCGCTTTGTTCAACCCGAGCATTATTCTACATCCCGACCAGTCGGGTCTGGCCGAGGGCACGATCCGTTTCGCCATGTCGCTACGCGGGATCGGCGAGGGTCATGTGTCGTCGGTGACCTTTCGCTGCGGTACCTGGGCGGCGGACGGCTATGTGACGATCGACCCGCCGAGCGCCACCGTGGTCTCGCCACGGATCAAGTCGGTCCAGGGCAATGGCGACGACGCGATCACCCAGATCGACTTTCCGGGCAGCGAGGATCCGTCGGAGACCGTGCTGTTTCCGGTCACGCCGAGCCAGCACCAAGGGATCGAGGATCTGCGCATGGTGCGCTTCGTCGAGGACGACGGCAGCATCCAGTATCTCGGCACCTATACCGCGTTCAGCGGATCGGCGGCACGATCGGAACTGCTCCGCGCGCATGATTTCCGGACGTTCGAGATGCGGCCGCTGCGCGGCGCAGCCGCCGCGGCCAAGGGCATGGCGCTGTTCCCGCGCCGGATCGATGGCCGCTATGCGATGCTCAGCCGCCAGGACAATGAGAATATCTGGCTGATGTATTCCGACGATCTCTACACTTGGGACAGCGGCGAGAAGATCGTTTCCCCGACATGGTTCTGGGAGTTTGTCCAGATGGGCAATTGCGGGTCGCCGATCGAGATCGAGGAGGGCTGGCTGTTGCTGACGCACGGCGTCGGCACGGTACGCAATTACTGCATCGGCGCTTGCCTGCTCGACAAAGACGACCCGTCCAAAGTGATCAAGCGCATGAAGCTGCCGCTGGTCCATCCGAGTCCCAAAGAGCGCGACGGCTATGTGCCCAACGTCGTTTATAGCTGCGGCGCGCTGGTCCATGACCGGCGGCTGTTGCTGCCTTATGGCGTAGCAGACAGCTTCACGACCTTTGCCAGCGTCGCGCTGGACGATCTGCTGGCGGTAATGGTTTGA